The Acetomicrobium sp. S15 = DSM 107314 genomic interval TATGACTATAACGGGAATACTTACGTACGGAGGAATAAGCGGTTTTGTGGTATTTTTTGCTATGTATCCGATTGCTTTGTACATGTTTAAAGAGGCTAATATAAGCCGAAGGCTTATTCCGGCTGCTATATCTGCAGGATGCTGGACCTGGTCTATGAACGGCCCTGGAACCCCAGCGATCCAGAACGTCATACCTATGAGATATTTAGGAACTTCCTCCATAGCAGATCCTGTGGGTGGCGCTTTAGCCGTTATAATTCAAATTGCCCTGATCTTTTGGTATCTCGAATGGCAAGGGAAGCGCTATGCAGCTAAAGGCCATACGTTTGTGGAGGATGAGCATACGCGCCAAACAATGGCGCGTGCGGGGGGCGAAAAGAGACTACCTCATCCTATCCCTTCTTTGATCCCGTGCATAGTAATACTTGCGCTGTTCAACGTATTTCGAGTGCCCGTTGAGGCAGCGGTGCTCGCAGGAATTGTGTTAGCTATATTGCTTTTGGCTCCTTACGGTGGTGGATATAATAATTGGATTCAAATCTTAAACAGGGGGGCACTGAATTCAGCCCCTGCGATATTGAACACTGCTATTGTAGTGGGTTTTGCCGGCGTGGTGAGAAATACTGCAGGATTTGCCCAAATCATCGAGGGTTTAAAGGTAATGGCTATGCCACCGCTTTTGCTCGTAGCCATCACCACAGCTATAGCTGCTGGCGCCGCAGGATCAGCTTCTGGAGGATTAGGCGTAGCCTACGCTGCTTTGAAGGATCTTTATATTTCCTTAGGAGTGCCCATGGATTGGGTGCATCGCGTTTCAGTAATAGCTGCTGGTACGCTCGATACGCTTCCTCATCAGGGGGCGCAGATAACGCTGTTGACCATATGCCACCAAACTCACAGGGAGGCTTATTGGCCTATATTCGTAACGCAGATTGTAATACCAGTTATTGCCCTTTTTGCCCTGATAGGTTATCACGGATTAGGTTTTTAAGGGTTAATCATCAAATAAGGGTTAATCATCAAATAAAGTTAAACTGATTTAAGGAGGGGGAAACCATGTTGCGCAAGACTGAATTTCGTATGCCGGGGACATTACTGCAAGGTCCTGGTTGCCTTGAGGATTTGGGCAGGGAAGTCGGAAAGCTCGGTTGCAAAAAAGCGCTGATCGTCTCTGATGAAATTATGAAAAAGGTTGGGTATGTGCAAAGGGTAGAAACGCTCTTAAAAGGCGCAGAAATTGATTATGTTGTTTTTACGGACGTACCAGGCGAACCTAAGGATACTTATGTTGAGGCTGGCCTAAAGATCTATCGAGAAGAGAAGTGTGATTTTCTTTTAGCCATAGGAGGCGGGAGCCCTATAGATACGGCTAAGGCTATAGGCATATTGCACACGAATGGTGGAAGCATTACGGACTACATGGGTGCGGAGAAGGTGAAAAAACCCATCCCCCCACTTGTGGCCATTCCTACCACTGCGGGTACGGGGTCAGAAGTGACCCGATTCACTATTATCACCGATACTAAGAATGATGTTAAGATGCTCATTAACTCTTCTTTTATTATTCCTACCGTGGCAATTGCTGACCCTACATTGACCCTCAGTGTTCCGCCCAAGACGACGGCAGCTACAGGCTTGGATGCCTTTTGTCACGCAGTAGAAGCTTATGTTTCAAAGAAAGAACAACCCACTACCGACCTGCTCGCCTTAGAGGCCATTCGTCTTATCTCTCAAAACCTTCGTAGGGCATGGTGTAACGGCGAAGATTTGGAAGCGCGTTCAAATATGATGCGCGCTGCCACATTGGCTGGCATAGCTTTTAATAATTCCTCTGTAACGCTTATACATGGCATGTCGCGTCCTATAGGCGCAGTATTTCATGTCGCTCATGGCGTATCTAACGCACTGCTATTATCTGTGTGGGCCGAGTTTACTTACATTGCAAAGCCGGAAAAGTTCGCCAAAGTGGCAGAAGCCATGGGGGAGAACATAGAAGGGCTTAGCGTGCTCGATGCGGCTTGGGAAGCCGTAGAGGCTATAAGCAGGCTATGCGAGGACGTTGAAATTCCTTCGATTAAGGAGATGGGTATATCTAAAGAAGATTACGAAAGAGCGCTCCCTAAGATGGCTCACGATGCAATAGCAAGCGGCAGCCCTGCCAATAATCCGCGCTCTGCTACGGAGGAACAGATCATTGAACTATATCGCAAGGTGTACTGATGTTGGGGGCGAGAACTATGGCCTCTGCTAAGATTTTAGAAGTAAATCTAAGTTCAGGTTCTATAGGCGTGAGAGAGCTACCGACAGAGCTTCAGATGAAACATCTGGGGGGCTCAGGTTTAGCCGCAAAACTTTTATACGATGAAAAAACATACAAGGCCGATCCTCTTGGACCAGACAACACGTTAGTCTTCATGAATGGCCTTCTTACAGGTACACCTATCCCATGTGCCTGTAAGACTTCTGTATGCGCCAAATCGCCCTTGACCGGTATATGGGGTGAGGCTACCATGGGCGGTTTCTTCGGCGCTGAGCTAAAAAAGACGGGCTACGACGGCATTGTCATTCGTGGCACCGCCAAAGCGCCGCTCTATCTGCTTTTGGAAGATGACAGAGTTGAGCTAAAGGATGCTTCTGATCTCTGGGGGCTCGATGTTTATGAAACGTGCGATCAGTTATGCAAAAGGCACGGAGATAAATGCCAAGTAGCGTGCATCGGCCCCGCCGGAGAAAGAAAGGTCCTCATCTCCGGCGTTATGACCGGGGGACATCAAACGCGAGCAGCCGGTCGGACTGGTATGGGAGCGGTAATGGGATCTAAGCAATTAAAGGCTGTCGTAGTGAGAGGGACTCTGCAGGTTCCCATAAAGGAGCGTGAAAAACTTTCCGCTTCGATACGCGAGTTTACGCCTATCGTGAGAACAAACGCCAAAGGTCTTACAGATTTCGGCACCGCCGGAGGGTTAATGGGTGTGGAGGCAAACGGAGACCTTTCTATCCGCAACTGGTCGCTGGGCTCTTGGGAAGAAGGGGCAGCTAAGACTTGCGGTCAGAAGATAGCTGAAACGGTCTTCGTTTCACACTATGGCTGTTTTGCTTGTCCCATCCGTTGCGGCAAGGACGTGCGTGTAGAAATAGGGCCTCACGCCGGCACAGTTTGCCACGGCCCCGAATACGAAACCTGCGACGGCTTCGGTGCCAATCTTTTGAACGAAGATCTAAACGTTATATGCGCCGCAAACGACCTGTGCAACCGCTTGGGATTGGACACGATCTCTACGGCTGGCGTGATAGGATGGGCCATGGAATGTTACGAAAATGGGCTCATTACCAAAGAAGATACCGGTGGGATGGAGATCCGCTGGGGTGACGGCGAGGTTATTTTGAAGCTGGTGGAATTGATAGGCCACGATGAAGGCTTTGGAGCCTTTTTATCCCAAGGGGTAAGGCGTGCCTCGAGTCAACTCGGCGGCCTTGCTAAGGAGTTTGCCGTGGAAACTAAAGGCCTGGAATATGCTTATCATGATCCAAGGGCATTTACCTCTATGGCCGTAAATTATGCCACGGCCAACAGGGGTGCCTGTCACCTTGAGGCCCTCGGTTACTTTGCTGAGCAAGGGGTATTTGCGCTTTCTGCTTTGGGGTTCGATAAGCCATTTGAGCGCCACGGTGTCGAAAACAAAGCTGAAATTGCCTATCTTATGCAGAATTTCATGGAAATTTTCAACGATCTTGGGTTGTGCAAATTTCTCATTCGTGCTAAGGATGCGGCTGGGCCAGATGCGATAGCTGGTTGGATAACTTCGGTTACGGGGTGGGGGATATCCGGTGATGATCTCATGAAAGCCGGGGAGCGCAATTTCAATCTAAAGAGGATGTACAGTTATATGTTAGGCATAACGCGCAAAGACGACGTACTTCCTCCAAGGCTGGGGGTTCACGACAAAAAGACCGGAGCGGCAGCTGGCAGCATACCACACCTCGGCCGAATGCTTGTAGATTATTATGCCTTACGTGAGTGGACTGCCGAGGGCGTGCCATCGCAGGGCAAGCTTGAAGAGTTGGGATTGTTGGAGTAGCGCTAAACAGTCGGTGATTTTGCCGCCCTTGGAGATTTTAAGCCAAGGGCGGTTTTTATTTATTTTGTATAGAAAAGTCTGTATTTTCTCCAAAGGACTTGCCTTTTTTTAAAGGTAGGCTGATAATAAAAACGCTATCGTTGTTGAACGATTAAATATTTGGGGTAAGCCTTTCAATATTTCTTCTGTATTGTATACTTGCAGCGTAGGGTAAGGAGGCGAGCACATTGTTTAAAGATAACGAGTTAAAGCGCATTGCAGAGGCGAGAGCGCAATATGATGAAGTCATTAAAAAAACCATCGCTCGACATCCCGAAAGAAAAGGAACCTTTACCACGATAAGCGGCATTCCAGTAGATAGGGCATATACGCCCGAACACATCAAAGATATGGATTATCTGAGGGACCTGAACTTTCCCGGAGAATACCCGTTTACTAGGGGGGTCCAACCTACTCTATACCGCGGTCGGCTTTGGACGATGCGCCAATATGCGGGGTTTGGGACCGCCGAGGAATCAAACAAACGTTATCGCTACCTCTTGGAACAAGGACAAACGGGCCTTTCCGTGGCCTTTGACCTGCCGACTCAGATCGGATATGATTCAGACTTCCCGTTAGCCCAAGGAGAAGTGGGCAAAGTGGGCGTTGCCATAGATAGCCTGGAGGATATGGAACACCTCTTCGAAGGCATACCTTTGGATAAAGTCTCTACCTCTATGACTATAAATGCCCCTGCGGCAATACTCCTGGCGATGTATATAGCTGTAGGTGAAAAGCAAGGGGTTTCGGCAGAGCAGCTCTCGGGGACAATTCAAAATGATATACTGAAAGAGTATATTGCAAGGGGCACTTACATATTCCCGCCTGCACCATCCATGCGCCTTGTCGTGGATACCTTTGCGTTTTGTAGCGAATACGTGCCGAAGTGGAATACCATTTCCATCTCTGGTTATCATATCCGTGAAGCTGGCTCCACTGCCGTTCAAGAGGTAGCCTTTACTTTGGCTGATGGTATAGCCTATGTAGATGCGGCCGTAAAGGCAGGCCTCGATCCTAACGTCTTCGGTGAGCGTCTGTCGTTTTTCTTCAACTCTCATAACGACTTTTTAGAAGAGGTAGCCAAGTTCCGTGCGGCCCGCCGTCTGTGGGCGAAGATCATGAAAGACCGCTTTGGAGTTAGCAATGAGCGCGCTCAAATGCTCCGTTTCCATACGCAAACGGCAGGTTGCACTCTGACGGCTCAACAGCCTGAAAACAACATAGTGCGCGTGGCTCTCCAGGCCATGGCAGCTGTGCTCGGCGGCACTCAATCGCTTCACACCAACAGTTTCGATGAGGCGCTGGCCTTGCCTACGGAAAGGAGCGTCCGCATAGCCCTCAGGACTCAACAGATAATTGGCTATGAGTCAGGAGTTACCAACACTGTCGATCCTTTAGCAGGAAGCTATTATATAGAGTGGCTCACGAATGAGATAGAGCGTCAAGCCCAAGAATATATCAAGAAGATCGACGACTTGGGCGGCATGGTAGTGGCTATAGAGAAGGGCTACGTGCAGCAGCAAATCCAGGATGCCGCATATTCTTACCAGAGGGCTGTGGAAGAAGGCGAACAAATAGTTGTGGGGGTCAACAAATTCCAGATTGCCGAGGAGGGCGAGCGTCCCGAGATCCTCAGGGTCGATCCTAAAGTTGCAGAAGAGCAGATAAAAAGACTTAAGGCTCTCCGCGCAAGGCGCGATAACCTGCGCGTCAAGGAGACTCTCGAGCTGCTTCGAGAGGCCGCGAGGGACAGCTCCATGAATCTTGTGCCTCGGATATTAGACGCTGTTAAGGCCTATGCCACTGAAGGTGAAATATGTGGCGTCCTTCGCGAAGAGTTCGGCGAATATCGCGAGAACGTCGTCTTGTGATGCCGTCAAATGAGTGGGAGGGGATAATCCATGGAAGGCCGCAAGATAAGGGTTATAATAGCGAAGCCAGGTTTGGACGGACACGACAGAGGAGCTAAGGTGGTGGCTCGTGCGCTGCGCGATGCTGGCATGGAGGTCATCTACACGGGCTTGAGACAATCGCCCGAGCAGATCGTTGAAACCGCCATACAAGAGGACGCCGACGCCATCGGGCTCTCGATCCTCTCTGGTGCTCATGAGTACTATTTTAGAAGAGTGATCGAGTTGTTAAAAGAAAAGAACGCAGCCGATATCATCGTTTTTGGTGGTGGCGTTATCCCAGAAGAGGATATACCAATTCTGCTTAATATGGGCGTCAAGGCAGTGTTCGGCCCTGGAACATCCACCAAGGATATTATAGAATGGCTAAAGGGAGCTGTAGAGTCAAGGCGCTTTGCCGAGGTGTAAATTATTAAAAGCTGAACTCTTGTGTGTCAAGCGGAGGTGAATTCTTTGAAGCCTATATGCGTTGATCATATTGGAATAGCGGTTAAAAGTATCGATGAGACATTAAAGCTATGGGAGGGAGTGCTCGGCATCAAGTGCACGGGAAGGGAAGAGGTGCCTGATCAGAAGGTTGTGACGGCCTTTCTTCCCTTGGGC includes:
- a CDS encoding acyl-CoA mutase large subunit family protein, with amino-acid sequence MFKDNELKRIAEARAQYDEVIKKTIARHPERKGTFTTISGIPVDRAYTPEHIKDMDYLRDLNFPGEYPFTRGVQPTLYRGRLWTMRQYAGFGTAEESNKRYRYLLEQGQTGLSVAFDLPTQIGYDSDFPLAQGEVGKVGVAIDSLEDMEHLFEGIPLDKVSTSMTINAPAAILLAMYIAVGEKQGVSAEQLSGTIQNDILKEYIARGTYIFPPAPSMRLVVDTFAFCSEYVPKWNTISISGYHIREAGSTAVQEVAFTLADGIAYVDAAVKAGLDPNVFGERLSFFFNSHNDFLEEVAKFRAARRLWAKIMKDRFGVSNERAQMLRFHTQTAGCTLTAQQPENNIVRVALQAMAAVLGGTQSLHTNSFDEALALPTERSVRIALRTQQIIGYESGVTNTVDPLAGSYYIEWLTNEIERQAQEYIKKIDDLGGMVVAIEKGYVQQQIQDAAYSYQRAVEEGEQIVVGVNKFQIAEEGERPEILRVDPKVAEEQIKRLKALRARRDNLRVKETLELLREAARDSSMNLVPRILDAVKAYATEGEICGVLREEFGEYRENVVL
- a CDS encoding cobalamin B12-binding domain-containing protein, translating into MEGRKIRVIIAKPGLDGHDRGAKVVARALRDAGMEVIYTGLRQSPEQIVETAIQEDADAIGLSILSGAHEYYFRRVIELLKEKNAADIIVFGGGVIPEEDIPILLNMGVKAVFGPGTSTKDIIEWLKGAVESRRFAEV
- a CDS encoding iron-containing alcohol dehydrogenase, whose protein sequence is MLRKTEFRMPGTLLQGPGCLEDLGREVGKLGCKKALIVSDEIMKKVGYVQRVETLLKGAEIDYVVFTDVPGEPKDTYVEAGLKIYREEKCDFLLAIGGGSPIDTAKAIGILHTNGGSITDYMGAEKVKKPIPPLVAIPTTAGTGSEVTRFTIITDTKNDVKMLINSSFIIPTVAIADPTLTLSVPPKTTAATGLDAFCHAVEAYVSKKEQPTTDLLALEAIRLISQNLRRAWCNGEDLEARSNMMRAATLAGIAFNNSSVTLIHGMSRPIGAVFHVAHGVSNALLLSVWAEFTYIAKPEKFAKVAEAMGENIEGLSVLDAAWEAVEAISRLCEDVEIPSIKEMGISKEDYERALPKMAHDAIASGSPANNPRSATEEQIIELYRKVY
- a CDS encoding GntP family permease, with translation MDFLQIAILPIALALFGYLAFQKWSALILGPLLSMLVALVAGLPLFETMLGPYMATAADYVKNFFLIFFVGAVFGSVMEDTGAAESLARWMIGLTKGKYVAPIIMTITGILTYGGISGFVVFFAMYPIALYMFKEANISRRLIPAAISAGCWTWSMNGPGTPAIQNVIPMRYLGTSSIADPVGGALAVIIQIALIFWYLEWQGKRYAAKGHTFVEDEHTRQTMARAGGEKRLPHPIPSLIPCIVILALFNVFRVPVEAAVLAGIVLAILLLAPYGGGYNNWIQILNRGALNSAPAILNTAIVVGFAGVVRNTAGFAQIIEGLKVMAMPPLLLVAITTAIAAGAAGSASGGLGVAYAALKDLYISLGVPMDWVHRVSVIAAGTLDTLPHQGAQITLLTICHQTHREAYWPIFVTQIVIPVIALFALIGYHGLGF
- a CDS encoding aldehyde ferredoxin oxidoreductase family protein; the encoded protein is MASAKILEVNLSSGSIGVRELPTELQMKHLGGSGLAAKLLYDEKTYKADPLGPDNTLVFMNGLLTGTPIPCACKTSVCAKSPLTGIWGEATMGGFFGAELKKTGYDGIVIRGTAKAPLYLLLEDDRVELKDASDLWGLDVYETCDQLCKRHGDKCQVACIGPAGERKVLISGVMTGGHQTRAAGRTGMGAVMGSKQLKAVVVRGTLQVPIKEREKLSASIREFTPIVRTNAKGLTDFGTAGGLMGVEANGDLSIRNWSLGSWEEGAAKTCGQKIAETVFVSHYGCFACPIRCGKDVRVEIGPHAGTVCHGPEYETCDGFGANLLNEDLNVICAANDLCNRLGLDTISTAGVIGWAMECYENGLITKEDTGGMEIRWGDGEVILKLVELIGHDEGFGAFLSQGVRRASSQLGGLAKEFAVETKGLEYAYHDPRAFTSMAVNYATANRGACHLEALGYFAEQGVFALSALGFDKPFERHGVENKAEIAYLMQNFMEIFNDLGLCKFLIRAKDAAGPDAIAGWITSVTGWGISGDDLMKAGERNFNLKRMYSYMLGITRKDDVLPPRLGVHDKKTGAAAGSIPHLGRMLVDYYALREWTAEGVPSQGKLEELGLLE